The sequence CCGCGGACTCGTCGTGATCTCGCCCAGCCGGCCCGACGAGTTCGTGGCCGAGCTGTCGGCGCGGCTGGCCCCGGCGCGGGAGGCGTGACGGGGCATGGGCCACGGAGATCAGCCCCGGGCGCTCGTGCGCCCCAGATGACGTCCGCCCACATCGGAGGAGATGCGATGGCTGCCCCCGGCAACGTCAACCCGTACGAGCTCGACCTGGACAAGAATCCGGCCAACCACGCGCCGCTGACGCCGCTGTCGTTCATCGAGCGCACCGCGCACGTCTACCCCGGGACGCTGGCGGTGGTGCATGGCGCGCGGCGCTTCACCTGGGCCGAGACCTACGCGCGGAGCCGCCGGCTCGCCTCGGCGCTGGCGCGGCGCGGGATCGGCGCGGGTGACACCGTGGCCACCATGCTCGCCAACACCCCGGAGATGTACGAGTGCCACTTCGGCGTCCCCATGACGGGCGGGGTGCTGAACACGCTCAACACGCGCCTCGACGCCGACGCCATCGCCTTCATGCTGGGGCACGGCGGGGCGAAGGTGCTCATCACCGACCGCGAGTTCTCCGACACGGTCGCGCGGGCGCTGGAGAAGCTGACGATGAAGCCGGTGGTCGTGGACGTGGACGACCCGGAGCACGCGGGATCCGGCGCCCGGCTCGGCCAGACGGACTACGAGGCCTTCCTCGCCGGCGGCGACGCCGAGTTCCCGTGGCAGCCGCCCGCCGACGAGTGGAACGCGATCTCGCTCAACTACACCTCGGGGACCACGGGCAACCCCAAGGGCGTGGTTTACCACCACCGCGGCGCCTACCTCAACGCCATCGGCAACATCCTCACCTGGGGCATGCCGCAGCAGTCCGTGTACCTCTGGACCCTGCCCATGTTCCACTGCAACGGCTGGTGCTTCCCGTGGACGATGGCCGCCAATGCCGGCACCAACGTCTGCCTCAGGAAGATCGACGCCGCGCTGATCTTCCGCTTGATCCGGGAGCATCGGGTCACGCACTACTGCGGCGCGCCCATCGTGCACAGCACGCTGATCACCGCCGAGCCCGCCCTGCGCGAGGGCCTCACCCACAAGGTGTCGGCCATGGTCGCGGCCGCGGCCCCGCCGGCGGCGATGATCGAGGGCATGGACAGGATCGGCTTCGATCTGACCCACGTCTACGGGCTCACCGAGACCTACGGTCCGGCGGCGGTGTGCGCGAAGCACGACGAGTGGAAGGGC comes from Candidatus Rokuibacteriota bacterium and encodes:
- a CDS encoding acyl-CoA synthetase, with the translated sequence MAAPGNVNPYELDLDKNPANHAPLTPLSFIERTAHVYPGTLAVVHGARRFTWAETYARSRRLASALARRGIGAGDTVATMLANTPEMYECHFGVPMTGGVLNTLNTRLDADAIAFMLGHGGAKVLITDREFSDTVARALEKLTMKPVVVDVDDPEHAGSGARLGQTDYEAFLAGGDAEFPWQPPADEWNAISLNYTSGTTGNPKGVVYHHRGAYLNAIGNILTWGMPQQSVYLWTLPMFHCNGWCFPWTMAANAGTNVCLRKIDAALIFRLIREHRVTHYCGAPIVHSTLITAEPALREGLTHKVSAMVAAAAPPAAMIEGMDRIGFDLTHVYGLTETYGPAAVCAKHDEWKGLDVGRRAERNGRQGVRYLVEEGLTVMDPESMTPTPRDGETMGEIMFRGNITMKGYLKNPTATREAFAGGWFHSGDLAVMQPDGYVKIRDRAKDIIISGGENISSLEVEDVLYRHPAVLAAAVVARPDPKWGEIPCAFVELKPGAQATEAELIAHCRAHLAHFKAPRAVMFGVVPKTSTGKLQKFILREQVKSTAAIE